DNA from Plectropomus leopardus isolate mb chromosome 11, YSFRI_Pleo_2.0, whole genome shotgun sequence:
CCTGCCAATAAGACACTGAGGTTGTGGACGGCCACAACCTCAAGTAACACcacctgtgtgtgttgcatgtggatgaaACCAGTGCCATCCGGCTGTCCGCTGACATAAAATAACGCCACCGGCTCTTTCCGagcacgttctcatctgacgccatcgAGCTGCATCCCAGTTAAACGTGGATGGTAGTTTTCGTCATCACGCTTATACGATGAAAGTACTGACAGAGCGGACGCATTCGACAAGTTCGGACTTAGAACAGGCTGGCTTTACAGACTGTAAAAtcctttgaggcaaatttgtgatactgggctataaaaaataaagtggtcTTGACTCTAGTTCAAGTCTCAGGTATACGGGTCTTGGAGCCATAAAAGCTGCTTATGtcttatttaaatgtcttttttcttggCATAGCATTCTTATCTTTTCTCCGTTCCTCTAGTGGTTTGGTAATCTGGTGACCCTGAAGTGGTGGAACGACTTGTGGCTTAATGAAGGTTTTGCTTCATATGTGGAGTACCTGGGAGCAGACCACGCTGAACCAGACTGGAATGTGGTAAGGATTTCCCTCCTAACTCATGGCCTCAATAATGAGTGTAATGTAGGATGATGGTGACACTGATCGGTAGAGTTTTGACCGTACTGTCTCATTTGTCTCATGATAGAAAGACCTCATCGTGCTCAGTGACGTCCACAGGGTGTTTGCCGTCGATGCCCTGGCCTCCTCTCACCCTCTGTCCTCTAAAGAGGAGGACATACAGAAACCAGAACAGATCAGCGAGCTGTTTGATGCCATCTCATACAGCAAGGTAACCTCATACTCTGGATCCAGCCGTCGAACCCTTTGCCAATCTCTGATCCAAAAGTGGAGCCGCTCaggtttcagttttgtttcagtttgtctcACTTTAAAATTGTCTGTTCTAAATATCTGTTCTAattttgcttgcttgctacgaCTAATTGATGCACatgctaaaatgtgcaactactaaaagtacattttttagttCAATTTTAtcatcaattgttgacactgttttcatgctttccgCTATTTCTGCTAACCTGATACATCACGCAAATGTTACAAATCGACAACTCCTGAAATTTGAActgaaatttcccaatttcccacttgTAATACAACTTTGGAGTGCCCTTCATATGCTCAAATCTCGTAAATATGATATTTCGGAGGAGAACCTCAAGGCAGGTTAAGGGTAACAAAGTCTCCGTCAATAGGAAGACGTGGTGGATGAATGGATAAACTTAGAGCTTTCACTCAGGCAGCTGTGGTTTGAGGTCTGTGTGAGTCAACGGTAGTCGACtatttggttgtatttttgaCGTTGTTTGAAGGGACAGCCAGGTAACATGTTGAGCATCAACACAACTTCAGTTTTAGAACTATTTTGAACTACGACAGGATATTTTGATTTGACGTTTAAACAGCGGTCCTTCATCGTCTCAGTGTTACCTCGGCTGATTTtgaaaatcatttcaaatttgtttttcatccaCAGGGAGCGTCTGTTCTGAGGATGTTGTCAAATTTCCTCACTGAGGAAGTCTTCACAAGTGGACTCAGGGTAAGGACAGAACGGAGACAATacttacctgaaaaaaaacacatgctaCTGTGAAGCATTTCTTATTTGGATGCTGTTGTGCTTTTAAATTGGTGTTTGAGCAGCTGAGGTGATTCAGGTGAAGCTGAATCACCTCCAAACAAAGATAACCATCTGAACTCTCTTTGCTTTCTGTGTCCACCCTGCAGACCTACCTGGCTAAATTTGCATTTGGGAACACCGTCTACACAGACCTGTGGGATCATCTGCAGATGGCAAGGCTCTTTAGATTTGAACATTTCGCTAATGTTTTAATTGAAATGGATCtgactcatctttttttttttactctttttctgctttcacagGCTGCTGTGGCTAATGAGTCTGATCTTCCTGACACTGTCCATAACATCATGAACACCTGGGTGCTGCAGATGGGCTTTCCTGTGGTTACTATAAATACCACAACTGGGACCGTATCCCAGAAGCACTTTCTCTTGGATCCAGACTCGATTGTCACCACTGAATCTCCCTTTAAGTGTGTACACACAAATCATTTTACTCTTATTACTTTTGCTACTAAGCCTGCTTATACTACTACAGTAGTATAATAATCCTATCTTGACTACTACTATAAATTTTAGTATTATCACTTAATATGTGCCACTGTCACTTTATTTCTGctcatataataatataatataatatctaatatataatttttctaAGTTTTAATGTCATAATAGAAGGAATACAGCCCGCCTTTTCCAGTTTGTgacaaaataactgattaaaCTTTATATAGATGTAATAATAAAGTTGCTTATGTTACAGCTATCAATGGGTCGTTCCAATCCAGTGGATGAAGACTAAAGTTCCCCAGGGACTGAAATGGCTAAAGATTAAATCAGGTAGGATATAAATACAGACACCAACAACAGACTGGTGATCCCAATTCCAAAAGCCAACTCTTGGGACTGTAtgatttgtgttgtgtttttttgacgttttgaaaattttgcttaatttttgcacaaatctataATGGACACCCACCTATTGAcatcattcaaaaaataaaacaaaactgtattcTCCATTTCTTTGGTCTTGTGCATGCTTAGAATTAATAACTCAGACCTCCCTTTCTTCTTTAGACACAATTAATGAAATGAAGGCAACACAAAGTGACTGGGTGCTGGCCAATCTGGACGTGGTGGGTTACTACAGAGTCAACTATGACCAGGCCAACTGGGACAAACTCCTTAATGCTCTGAGGACCAATCATAAGGTATATTTTAGCACAACCTATAATATCATGCGATTTCTGCTTTTCTACGCTGATAATAAACGTTCTTATTTATGTGAGTTGTTGTTGTAGTAGTGACGGGATATTGCTCTTGTTTTTCAAGGATATTCCGGTGATCAACAGAGCTCAGCTGATTGATGATGCCTTTAACATGGCCAGGTAGGTCTCTAATACATCATCATATAAagctgatgataataatgaagaGAATGATCATCTAGATTACTAAGATATAGATAAAAAGATAGTAAAGCCAAAAAACTAATATAGATGGTCCAGACAGCAACATCATTACACACAAAATAGGGTTtataggaaaaaggcaatgctCTTATATATTCATGACTGTCCTAAAAAAGACATATATTACTTTTCCAGTggtcacagttttaaaaacatccagaggaagtatttcactgatataaagagggtcctcactTCAAACTAGAGCATCTATGCAGAatcaaatgcttttgaaattggcGCTACGCGGccagacaaaacagagaaaaaggactttGTCTacttgcttttgctcaagaggtggAAAACCTACAAATAGTAGTAATGGTAGTCGTACTGATGCAAACTTGTCTGTTTGACACAATGGCGGCCGGCTGGTAACAAATGATCTTGTGTTGCAgttactgaaaatatttgaggtgagaaataggcaactaaacaaatcttggtttatatttgatcagcactgcttagttttagaGTTTGATCTCTATTCTTTTGGACTACATCTAAACACGGCACTGAAATCCTCTGTTGTGtttctcctgggtgaaagtcctgtgtggGTTTGACCCATCCAACTTTTACTATCACACGACATTGGTAGCAGGACACAGATGCTGCCACATAGTTTATTAAACAGTAAAACgctaaagactttttaaaactgttaagCTATATCAGTGAAtctggccccccaaccattttctaattcacaataaacattaagtgattcacactgggaattgtttctgtgtttttaatatacataagGGGCCAGAATACGTGAAAAAGAAGtgaaatagagcttgtttattaaaaaaagtgccagtgaaggatccctGCACCCCCACAGAGGCCCTGACTAAGCCcctaatttcctaaaatcctataaatcctctaaaatccttgaaacatcctaaaatcctggaaatatcttaaaattccAGAAGTTCtgataatcctagaaacattaaaaattctagaaatgtcctaaaatctgggaaatgtcttaaaaccctCGAAATGGCCTAAAACCTCAGAAAAGTTCTAATTTCGTAGAAAAAtcttgaaatcctaaaaatctcCTAAAACTCTTAGAAATGTGTGTGGGGCAGCTGTGACTgtcccctggcctcctgtcattttgcaaaagtatcAAAGCTGGTTGATCATCTGTGGACAACATGATGATCAAAGTGTGTTAAAATTTACAAATCCAATTCATTTTCACAATCTTTTACCCTGAAAGAGCAAAGATCGTTCCTACTGAACTGGCCCTCGAAACCACCACGTACCTGAACATGGAGAGAGACTATATGCCCTGGGAGTCGGCCCTCAACAACCTGGACTTCTTCTACCTCATGTTTGACCGCAGTGAGGTTTATGGTCCCATgcaggtttgttttctttcagccaAACATTTCAGCATTAAAATCTAAAgagccaaaacacaaacaagtaaCTTCCACGATTGTAATCTTTGTTGAATTTTGATATCTCCGTATCTCTTTCTTGCTTGTTATCAGGCTTATCTGAGGAAACAGGTCAAACCTCTGTTTCTACACTTTAAGAACATAACTGACAACTGGACTGACGTACCTGATGGACACATGGACCAGTGAGTAAAGAGACATGTGTGGGTGTCTTCTGCTGTTGAGATCTTTCTTTTAAGAGAAGCAACATTTAACTTGCAAATTAGTGAGAGATTAAGCTAGAGGGTCCTCCGTCCTCATGCACATTCTAcgtgttttttgtctcttgttgATATTCCtacaatttcaatttcatttagcagacgcttttatccaaattCCTAATCTGTTCGTCCTCCAGGTACAATCAGGTGAATGCTATCAGCCTGGCTTGCAGGACAGGTGTCGAggaatgtcaaaatctgaccaaGACATGGTTCAAACAGTGGATGGACACGGACGAAAACCAGTGAGTGTATTTAACCGCAAGCCACATTTTAGTGCTTTCAGTGCAAACATCTCTTCATCATCTGCGGTGTACTGAACTTTAAAGATGTCATCTTGCTTCAGGATCAACCCCAACCTGCGCTCCACTGTGTACTGTAACGCCATCGCAGCAGGCGGTGCTGATGAGTGGGAGTTTGCCTGGTCGCAATTCCTAAACACCACCATCGCCAGTGAAGCCGAAAAACTCCGCTCTGCCCTGGCGTGCACGAAGCAGCCCTGGCTGCTCAACAGGTCTGCTCACACACAGCTTTGTCAGCCCTTTCAAACCTAACAgaactgacttgatttctttcaaaaacgttcggatgaaggcaatgagcaacaaaagaagaactgactcagcaaaaagtacaagaaaatgacctgaaattaataaaaataagtgaattaattaatgtaatataatttaaaatacaaaaaaagatctggaaaatgtgcttaaattataataattctgtaaatttttggagcatttactatcaagtttttaaaagaaaaaaatgaaaaggtttaaatacttatgaaaagcatttgaaagcagcaaaagaaaagtgatgctgcacCAGTATTTCAGATACTGTTATAAAGTGTACCCCAGCATATACAGTTACTGACCAGTACACACATACTCTGCCTGCTGCTCTGCTTGTACCATGTCAGGTACCTGGAGTATACTCTGGATCCAGACTTGATCCGAAAGCAGGATGCCACCTCCACCATTGTCTACATTGCCAACAACGTGGTTGGTCAGCCTCTGGCGTGGGACTTCGTCCGGGCTCGGTGGTCGTACATTTTCACTCAGTGAGTACCACACAACACTTTTTAGTTGCCAACATCACTGCATCACATGAAACACCGGAAACCGAACCATATTTGTAGTCTATAGCTGCGTTTCGGTAATCCCtaagaaaatgtaatgtgagGTTGAATGCGGTTATACGGCACGTTAGGTAACGTGTCTGTGACCTGTGATTTTCACATGCCGAACTGAAGCACCGACACATAATAAAAGATCCACTGCCTCAAAATCACGTAGCAGGTAGGCGGTTTTACAGCCAGCTTTATGATCATTGACAGATTTTATTGACCAAGCACGCTCACTATAAATCAAACAGCTTCAGAGGACCTTTGGTCCTGAATCATAAAACACGCAGGCCTCCTCTGACAGACGAGGTGCTGAGTGTAGTTTCACTGCAGCTGAATTAAGCTGGTGGTTTAATGTTTCACTGGTAGGagattttgtggcttttttatttactattaaaacaataaactgttttaaactattaaaaactattaaaactattaaaacaataaactgttttatttgtcaTAGAAAATGCATTGTCAGTTGTATTATGCACTCTATTTTAACTTTACACAGACCATAAAGTGAACATCTTTGACAGATTGGCCTTAAAGATCAGTTTTAATAAAGTGAACTCGATGTagggaaacatgttttaaacaaaacgaaacaaaaaattccccaaaacaGCACTTGGCAGAAAAGTGGACCTGATTATCGGTTATATCTCGGCCTTGTTTTCTCTCGCAGGTATGGTGGTGGATCTTTCTCCTTCTCCAACCTCATCAACGGAGTCACCAAACGCTTCTCCACTGCATTTGAGCTTCAGCAGGTTGGATATTAGACGCCTTTTTGTcgaaaatgtttttgagtttCTCTGTAATGATTTTGGCCCAATTTAAcccacatttaaatatttatctttaCATCTAAGTATTCATATGTTTAAGTCTCATTCACttggttcattttttaatcacaaaacactaatttttattgtcatttattaaaaagtcCACGTCAGTTTTAACCATTGATGTATAGAAGGTACTGGGTACAGCGCTGGAGGTGAGGCCCCGTTCAGTCCTTTAAAAGTACCTCAGAGGTACACAAAGTCAAAAAAGGTCGACGTCCTGATAAAATTTACCAGGATCTTCCACGTGATCGTTCCCATGGAGCAGGCGCACTAGAAAAGGCTCTTCtagattttccaaatgtttttagaCTGAATGCATCAAATCCTGATAGCGGAACAATCATTTTACGGACGATGCCCAAAAAACGTTATCCACTGATTTACGCAGATTTTGACTTGAGAACGTGTTGGTCCTACGTTTTTGTTTCAGGactgctgcagtttttttaatgaccctTTTGTTGCAAACGGCTGCATCACCTCCTCAAACTTGacacttattttatgttttgtttcttgtggCAGCTGAAGCAGTTTAAGGAGGACAACTCTGAGGTGGGTTTCGGCTCGGGGACTCTGGCGGTGGATCAGTCCATTGAGAGAACCACCAGCAACATCAAATGGATCGCAGAGAACCAGGAGAACGTTCTGAAATGGTTCGACGATAACAAGCCTAAGTACTAATACTGGTTATTTGTGCTTCATGCAATTTAagaggtttctttttttccatcaaaaatGCTTGGAGGAGGAGTTTTCACACTTCAATGAAAAGCAGATTTACTCTAGCTCCTCTTCTGTAAGGACGTACCCAAATCCGCTCACATTATTCGGGAAAGCACAGATAACGTGATGGAAACTGATATTacttcttttattcttttttgtacATCGCTTCAGGAACTCTTTTATTTCAAGAGTTTTCTAGATATTTAAGAAATTTCCTCTCCTGACACAAAGTAATTTATGTCAAAACTGAATTGTTATtgaacattatattttttttatttattgttcaaactggattttttttctggacgtGACAGAATATTTAAACATCACAAGTCAAGCTGAGCTAATGTTTATATTCAGCTTCAACCTTTGATTTGACAGAATCAGAGATGATCTTCTGTTTCTTTGGCTCCATGTAGCAAACATAGCTGTGGTTATACATAATGTCTCCAGAAAATCTCATTCGCTTTACAGCTAATTCACATCAACCATGTACAATTTTATAAACTGgatatatgtaaatatgtgcacctttaaaaatgaaatgctacATCTCCTGTGTCCACAGAATTTTGCTGTGAATTTAAAAGcacaatttaaaagaaagatcATTTTAGAGACAACGATTTCCATTCTGTGCGGACGctggatattttttaatatttgattgtACTCTATTACGGGAAAAAGAATAAAGACATTTGTTTAACGTTTACTGTTGTGCTCTGTCTGTCATCATCACGGCTGTGGTTCAGTTGTTGTGTTTGTAACAGTCAGTggaaacctttgaaccctgagtcatttggtttgatttcttaaaaaacaaacaaaaaaaaaacacatgagaaaaaaaggcagtgagcaacttggtaagagtagaaattgaaagaaataagtagatttagaaaaaaaataaaagtgtaaggGACAAATTACCAGATAGCTATACTTCTATTTAtgataaaaagatatttttaaaaattattttaaagaagaattaaagtttttattttaaaaatgttcaggtcatttccttgttattGTTTTCCCCCCGTTTTTCCTTACTTTCCcgtttgtttgcttgtgtgctaaaattaaagtaattactttattttattttcccctgttattgttttttgtcttactttcccatttatttgtttgtttgtgtgctaaTATTCAGGTAATATTCTTTTCTGGTCATTCCCCTGTAATTGGTTTacttgtagcttttttttctacttttgtttttacttttctgtttatttttgtgataatataCAAGTAATTCTCTTGTtaataagtttttattttatttttctgttgtttttttttgttgttttttttactgttccgtttgtttgtttgtttgtttgtttgtttgtttgtttgtttgtttgtttgtgtgcgtgctaatattcaggtaattttcttgttcctCCTAAAATTTCTTGCCAATCTCTGGGCCAATTTTCCAAAGTTTCAAACGGCTGAGAGAAGTAAATGTTTGACTATGAACTCTGTTgagacaaagacaacaaaaacctTTACATCACACACGTGTGAACTCGGCCAACAGCGGTGCAGCGTTTTATGACTCGTAACGGGAACATCCACTGAAACAGTGAGTGATAATTTATCACTCTTATCTCTCACTTATCTCAACAGTTTCCACTTCCACCATTCCCACACGGCTGCTCTGCTCATAAATCATCCACTGATGTCTGAagctgagagcagagaggaagctGAAGGGGTGGTTGTTGTCAGCAGTTATAACTCTGCTTTCACTTCTGTGTGTCATTCTGTTTGTGATCTGAGACTCAGGCGCGCTCACATTTACTCAGACTTTTTACCATTTGCATCATAGAAATTTAAAGTTTGGATACGTagtttttttggacagttttctTCTCAGTGGTTGTTGTTTCGATCTGTCTGCAGGACTTCTGTGCACTGAAGCGGGCAATGGGGAAATGCTGCAGAGTCAGCAGGCTGTGCATTGTGTTCGTGGTCTTGGCCGTGGTCTCCATAGCGACTATTGTCACGTTGTGGACTATTGCCCTGACAAGAGGAGACGATGGTGATGACGTCACAGCTCCTTGGGACAGGTAGGACCTTGGTTTGGCAAAAAGTTTGATACTTCTGCATCCTTGAAGGAtgataatacaaaaacaaaaaagaaaatgcatgaaagtaaaagtgcagacacatacacacatttactgtgttcaattttttttttttttaaaaaaaaaaaaagctctaaaatcACTTCTGTGCAGTCAAAACTTTCCATATGGTTTACCAATATAAATTAGGTCcagtctgtcttctctctccgTCATGACTAAAGGCTTCTACGAATGTtgcttgttttccttttgtgtattttttttctttttcttgtcttattgttctctttctttgtcttatataattacatttacatcacaTGAGAGTATGTGAGTATGAGACACACTATTGTGAACATTGGTGTTTgtgtaagataagataagataaactttattgtccccgaagggaaatttgtcttgggcAACAAttccacaaaaaaactgcaatcaCAGCACGCTGCAGACAGTAATGCACATCCACCCgacacaacagacacacaaaaaaaggtcagCATGGTCACGAGGGTCGGCTGTTAGTGTTGCTTCAGCCTAATCAGATTTTGCACTGTGACTTTTACACCCAAGAAGTAAAAACATGAGTGAAAATATCATTTCCACAAGAACACTATTAATAtaatgtgtgttaatgtgcgCCTGACTGATTGAATTTATGACACAGATGGGTGTTTATAATAAGAATTATTGAGttatgtctttgtgtcttaataaattaatttgttatttta
Protein-coding regions in this window:
- the LOC121950388 gene encoding aminopeptidase N-like; amino-acid sequence: MGKGFFISKPVGVVAIILGAGALATIIALSVVYAQEKAKNNEVTPGTTTTKPPVTTPAPSNEPWDKYRLPKNLVPDHYNVTLHPRLTQDETTKLFIFTGVSSVEFVCTEETDLILIHSNKLNYTKLENGFLARLTSASGAKVPTIKSSWHQTVTQYLVVQLDGKLMKDQRYHLYTEFTGELADDLGGFYRSEYKEDGKTRVVATTQMQPTDARKAFPCFDEPAMKAVFHITLKHDKGTVALSNGEVKETSTDERNLQTTVFEPTEKMSTYLLAFIVCDFASINSTTDDVLIRIFARKSAINAGQGVYALNKTGPILKFFQEYYNYRYPLPKSDQIALPDFNAGAMENWGLITYRETALLYDKTFSSNSNKQRIATIIAHELAHMWFGNLVTLKWWNDLWLNEGFASYVEYLGADHAEPDWNVKDLIVLSDVHRVFAVDALASSHPLSSKEEDIQKPEQISELFDAISYSKGASVLRMLSNFLTEEVFTSGLRTYLAKFAFGNTVYTDLWDHLQMAAVANESDLPDTVHNIMNTWVLQMGFPVVTINTTTGTVSQKHFLLDPDSIVTTESPFNYQWVVPIQWMKTKVPQGLKWLKIKSDTINEMKATQSDWVLANLDVVGYYRVNYDQANWDKLLNALRTNHKDIPVINRAQLIDDAFNMARAKIVPTELALETTTYLNMERDYMPWESALNNLDFFYLMFDRSEVYGPMQAYLRKQVKPLFLHFKNITDNWTDVPDGHMDQYNQVNAISLACRTGVEECQNLTKTWFKQWMDTDENQINPNLRSTVYCNAIAAGGADEWEFAWSQFLNTTIASEAEKLRSALACTKQPWLLNRYLEYTLDPDLIRKQDATSTIVYIANNVVGQPLAWDFVRARWSYIFTQYGGGSFSFSNLINGVTKRFSTAFELQQLKQFKEDNSEVGFGSGTLAVDQSIERTTSNIKWIAENQENVLKWFDDNKPKY